A part of Sebastes fasciatus isolate fSebFas1 chromosome 10, fSebFas1.pri, whole genome shotgun sequence genomic DNA contains:
- the spdl1 gene encoding protein Spindly isoform X2, giving the protein MAAEEEIQRLRSRLRESEEQVRQAAQAGLDLLNQQVEMQNSLDEQRVEMTNALEALEQDKYSLQKDVALKTRMVESLQSDYDCVKNQQTQQLEEQQVLLERSHNAALNELNNKMLRLQSALEESQLNEKQLKHKVEVQTETLNNKMEELRALNEHTQSSMTSEMMEVQMKIMELESIKVELEQTLQESQYREQQLELTNSSLQRHLERITEEKEDREKEAVSCFNSLEKSREANRDLQIQLDQVLQQAQDPNSKGNSLFAELEDKRGQMERQLISMKVQYVSLQKQHAFSKQQLQRMKVQIATLMQLQGSRADPAQLERLQSMLSEKNGEIQNLMTKLQRLEKVEMMLKSQPANPAPAGSGDGQDETYYTDLLQMKLNNTVKDAERLGDELSLQRMKSLSESQRALELERKLFSSERQLKQTQSDKIKLQLRVEELQNKYEPKEAKKNVIQKRKKEKLPVDIVPSSEETTLDKGERVVAVEMDVTNTAKTADPEADTSHTAEAVSSTQEPEPRPAKCVKISGDEPVVIPNPRSPVTDRKEKEIEENQQQNKREERRRKQKTVEMIHVSSQSSMENQCAQQ; this is encoded by the exons atGGCAGCAGAAGAGGAGATCCAGAGACTGAGGAGCCGGCTGAGGGAGAGCGAGGAGCAGGTCCGTCAGGCTGCCCAGGCTGGTTTGGATCTCCTCAACCAGCAGGTGGAAATGCAGAACAGTCTGGACGAACAGAGAGTGGAGATGACCAACGCACTGGAG GCCCTCGAGCAAGACAAGTACTCCCTTCAGAAGGACGTGGCGTTAAAGACTCGGATGGTTGAGTCACTGCAGTCAGACTACGACTGTGTAAAGAACCAGCAGACACAGCAGCTTGAGGAACAACAAGTACTTCTGGAGAGGAGCCACAACGCAGCACTCAATGAGCTCAACAACAAG ATGCTGAGGTTGCAGTCAGCTCTGGAGGAATCCCAGCTGAACGAGAAACAGCTGAAACACAAAGTCGAGGTGCAGACCGAGACTCTGAATAACAAGATGGAGGAGCTGCGAGCTCTGAATGAACACACCCAGAGCTCCATGACATCTGAGATGATGGAGGTGCAGATGAAGATCATGGAGCTGGAGAGTATTAAG GTGGAGTTGGAGCAGACTCTGCAGGAATCTCAGtacagagagcagcagctggaGCTGACCAATAGCAGCCTGCAGCGTCACCTGGAGAGAAtcacagaggagaaagaggaccGAGAGAAAGAGGCCGTTTCCTGTTTTAATTCATTAGAG AAATCTCGTGAGGCGAACCGGGACCTCCAGATCCAGTTGGACCAGGTTCTACAGCAGGCCCAGGATCCCAACAGCAAAGGGAACTCTCTGTTTGCTGAG TTGGAGGATAAGCGTGGTCAGATGGAGAGACAGCTCATCAGCATGAAGGTCCAGTATGTGTCCCTGCAGAAACAACACGCCTTCAGCAAACAGCAGCTGCAGCGCATGAAG gtccaGATAGCCACTCTGATGCAGCTCCAGGGTTCCAGGGCTGATCCTGCTCAGCTGGAGAGGCTCCAGTCCATGCTCtcagagaaaaatggagagatcCAAAATCTAATGACTAAACTGCAGAGACTGGAGAAGGTGGAG atgatgttgAAGTCTCAGCCAGCTAATCCTGCTCCAGCGGGAAGCGGTGACGGCCAAGATGAAACTTACTACACTGACCTGCTCCAAATGAAGCTCAACAACACTGT taAGGATGCAGAGCGTCTGGGAGATGAGCTTTCCCTCCAGAGGATGAAGTCTTTGTCAGAGAGCCAGAGAGCTTTAGAGCTGGAGAGGAAACTCTTCTCATCTGAACGGCAGCTCAAACAG ACTCAGAGTGACAAGATCAAACTGCAGCTACGAGTAGAGGAATTACAAAACAAGTATGAACCAAAAG AGGCAAAAAAGAATGTGATccagaagagaaagaaagagaagctTCCTGTTGACATCGTACCCTCCTCTGAGGAAACCACGCTTGACAAGGGAGAGCGGGTTGTTGCCGTGGAGATGGATGTCACAAACACTGCTAAGACAGCAGACCCTGAAGCAGATACTTCTCATACAGCCGAGGCAGTGAGCTCCACACAAG AGCCTGAGCCACGGCCTGCCAAGTGTGTGAAGATCAGTGGAGATGAGCCTGTTGTGATTCCCAACCCCAG GTCTCCCGTGACTGACCGTAAGGAGAAGGAGATAGAGGAGAACCAGCAGCAGaacaagagagaggagagaagaagaaaacaaaaaacagtagaGATGATCCATGTCAGCTCTCAAAGCAGTATGGAGAACCAATGTGCTCAGCAGTAA
- the spdl1 gene encoding protein Spindly isoform X1: MAAEEEIQRLRSRLRESEEQVRQAAQAGLDLLNQQVEMQNSLDEQRVEMTNALEALEQDKYSLQKDVALKTRMVESLQSDYDCVKNQQTQQLEEQQVLLERSHNAALNELNNKMLRLQSALEESQLNEKQLKHKVEVQTETLNNKMEELRALNEHTQSSMTSEMMEVQMKIMELESIKVELEQTLQESQYREQQLELTNSSLQRHLERITEEKEDREKEAVSCFNSLEKSREANRDLQIQLDQVLQQAQDPNSKGNSLFAELEDKRGQMERQLISMKVQYVSLQKQHAFSKQQLQRMKVQIATLMQLQGSRADPAQLERLQSMLSEKNGEIQNLMTKLQRLEKVEMMLKSQPANPAPAGSGDGQDETYYTDLLQMKLNNTVKDAERLGDELSLQRMKSLSESQRALELERKLFSSERQLKQTQSDKIKLQLRVEELQNKYEPKEAKKNVIQKRKKEKLPVDIVPSSEETTLDKGERVVAVEMDVTNTAKTADPEADTSHTAEAVSSTQGVCIREPEPRPAKCVKISGDEPVVIPNPRSPVTDRKEKEIEENQQQNKREERRRKQKTVEMIHVSSQSSMENQCAQQ, encoded by the exons atGGCAGCAGAAGAGGAGATCCAGAGACTGAGGAGCCGGCTGAGGGAGAGCGAGGAGCAGGTCCGTCAGGCTGCCCAGGCTGGTTTGGATCTCCTCAACCAGCAGGTGGAAATGCAGAACAGTCTGGACGAACAGAGAGTGGAGATGACCAACGCACTGGAG GCCCTCGAGCAAGACAAGTACTCCCTTCAGAAGGACGTGGCGTTAAAGACTCGGATGGTTGAGTCACTGCAGTCAGACTACGACTGTGTAAAGAACCAGCAGACACAGCAGCTTGAGGAACAACAAGTACTTCTGGAGAGGAGCCACAACGCAGCACTCAATGAGCTCAACAACAAG ATGCTGAGGTTGCAGTCAGCTCTGGAGGAATCCCAGCTGAACGAGAAACAGCTGAAACACAAAGTCGAGGTGCAGACCGAGACTCTGAATAACAAGATGGAGGAGCTGCGAGCTCTGAATGAACACACCCAGAGCTCCATGACATCTGAGATGATGGAGGTGCAGATGAAGATCATGGAGCTGGAGAGTATTAAG GTGGAGTTGGAGCAGACTCTGCAGGAATCTCAGtacagagagcagcagctggaGCTGACCAATAGCAGCCTGCAGCGTCACCTGGAGAGAAtcacagaggagaaagaggaccGAGAGAAAGAGGCCGTTTCCTGTTTTAATTCATTAGAG AAATCTCGTGAGGCGAACCGGGACCTCCAGATCCAGTTGGACCAGGTTCTACAGCAGGCCCAGGATCCCAACAGCAAAGGGAACTCTCTGTTTGCTGAG TTGGAGGATAAGCGTGGTCAGATGGAGAGACAGCTCATCAGCATGAAGGTCCAGTATGTGTCCCTGCAGAAACAACACGCCTTCAGCAAACAGCAGCTGCAGCGCATGAAG gtccaGATAGCCACTCTGATGCAGCTCCAGGGTTCCAGGGCTGATCCTGCTCAGCTGGAGAGGCTCCAGTCCATGCTCtcagagaaaaatggagagatcCAAAATCTAATGACTAAACTGCAGAGACTGGAGAAGGTGGAG atgatgttgAAGTCTCAGCCAGCTAATCCTGCTCCAGCGGGAAGCGGTGACGGCCAAGATGAAACTTACTACACTGACCTGCTCCAAATGAAGCTCAACAACACTGT taAGGATGCAGAGCGTCTGGGAGATGAGCTTTCCCTCCAGAGGATGAAGTCTTTGTCAGAGAGCCAGAGAGCTTTAGAGCTGGAGAGGAAACTCTTCTCATCTGAACGGCAGCTCAAACAG ACTCAGAGTGACAAGATCAAACTGCAGCTACGAGTAGAGGAATTACAAAACAAGTATGAACCAAAAG AGGCAAAAAAGAATGTGATccagaagagaaagaaagagaagctTCCTGTTGACATCGTACCCTCCTCTGAGGAAACCACGCTTGACAAGGGAGAGCGGGTTGTTGCCGTGGAGATGGATGTCACAAACACTGCTAAGACAGCAGACCCTGAAGCAGATACTTCTCATACAGCCGAGGCAGTGAGCTCCACACAAGGTGTGTGCATTAGAG AGCCTGAGCCACGGCCTGCCAAGTGTGTGAAGATCAGTGGAGATGAGCCTGTTGTGATTCCCAACCCCAG GTCTCCCGTGACTGACCGTAAGGAGAAGGAGATAGAGGAGAACCAGCAGCAGaacaagagagaggagagaagaagaaaacaaaaaacagtagaGATGATCCATGTCAGCTCTCAAAGCAGTATGGAGAACCAATGTGCTCAGCAGTAA